The following are encoded in a window of Wolbachia endosymbiont (group B) of Hofmannophila pseudospretella genomic DNA:
- a CDS encoding MFS transporter, producing the protein MESRAWFIWLISNLIVIFSNMQIIYTFISVNLEKELGLTIAQVALANSAYTWTFAISQFFSGAMFNVFSSKKIYFFSLSIMIFGFFILISSDSFVHLILSQFLIAIGASFGFIGAAHISSTYFPLTQFGLMFSLVQTISSLSALMIQMLFSSFLSEGADWKNLIVCVILFGVSIFVLMFFYPKGFSKKSLGGYTIKSSLKTVVCSVLTVLKLRDIWITSIVGAITFGTFLALNMLWAPRLLINLELNTTESGVATAILWLGLAVGAPIADLISNLFKNRRHIISAFALLQGISVIILLYGHLTVHIVYFCMLMFGFFAGGHMLNFTVGSEIVEQKYISTSSSVINGFMFVMSGILVSILALFSDHQMVLFTIFAMLTFASIFNYATKETYYKNKVAES; encoded by the coding sequence ATGGAAAGTAGAGCTTGGTTCATTTGGCTGATCAGCAACTTAATTGTTATATTCAGCAATATGCAGATAATCTACACCTTTATAAGTGTGAATCTTGAAAAAGAACTTGGGCTCACGATTGCGCAAGTTGCACTAGCTAATTCAGCATATACTTGGACTTTTGCTATCTCACAATTTTTTAGTGGGGCAATGTTTAATGTTTTTTCCAGCAAAAAAATTTATTTTTTCTCGTTGTCGATTATGATCTTTGGATTTTTTATCCTTATTAGTAGTGACAGTTTTGTCCATCTAATTTTATCTCAATTCTTGATTGCAATTGGAGCATCGTTTGGTTTTATTGGCGCCGCTCATATAAGTAGCACATACTTTCCCCTCACCCAATTTGGACTGATGTTCTCATTAGTGCAGACAATTTCAAGTCTTTCCGCTTTGATGATTCAAATGTTGTTCTCTAGCTTTCTTTCTGAAGGTGCAGATTGGAAGAATCTGATTGTATGCGTAATATTATTTGGCGTGTCAATATTTGTGCTTATGTTTTTTTATCCGAAAGGATTTTCAAAAAAAAGTTTGGGGGGATACACAATAAAAAGCTCTCTAAAAACAGTAGTATGCTCTGTACTAACGGTGCTAAAATTAAGAGATATCTGGATAACCTCAATAGTGGGTGCTATTACTTTTGGAACATTTTTAGCGCTTAATATGTTGTGGGCACCAAGGTTGCTAATCAACTTAGAGCTCAATACAACGGAGTCAGGTGTGGCAACTGCGATATTATGGCTTGGTCTTGCAGTTGGTGCTCCAATTGCAGATCTAATCTCAAATCTATTTAAAAATAGAAGGCACATAATCTCTGCTTTTGCTCTATTGCAAGGTATTTCAGTTATTATTTTACTATACGGCCATTTAACAGTTCATATCGTATACTTTTGTATGTTAATGTTTGGTTTTTTTGCAGGAGGACACATGCTTAATTTTACTGTTGGCAGTGAGATTGTGGAGCAGAAGTATATTAGCACATCATCATCCGTTATCAATGGGTTTATGTTTGTTATGAGTGGAATTTTAGTGTCAATTTTAGCGCTTTTTTCAGATCATCAAATGGTGCTTTTCACAATATTTGCAATGTTAACATTTGCTAGTATTTTTAATTATGCTACAAAAGAAACATACTATAAAAATAAAGTAGCTGAATCTTGA
- a CDS encoding integration host factor subunit alpha: MTIKDTTVTKATIAECINQEIGLSKEDSIAIIDDILDEIKTSLAKDGIVKISSFGTFLVKNKKERPGNIPKTSERVVIQARKSISFRPSKMTKRLINNR; encoded by the coding sequence ATGACAATAAAAGACACAACAGTAACTAAGGCAACAATAGCTGAATGTATAAACCAGGAAATTGGATTATCGAAAGAAGACTCTATTGCAATAATAGATGATATATTGGATGAGATAAAAACGAGCTTAGCAAAGGATGGAATAGTAAAAATATCTTCATTTGGAACATTTTTGGTTAAAAACAAGAAAGAAAGACCAGGAAATATACCAAAGACATCGGAAAGGGTAGTAATTCAAGCAAGAAAATCCATTTCTTTTAGACCTTCAAAAATGACAAAGAGATTAATAAATAATCGATGA
- a CDS encoding MerR family transcriptional regulator — translation MNKEKLFYTIGEVAEELHLEQHVLRFWESQFHQIKPIKRKGRRLYDHKCIEAIKKIKYMLYDKGYTIKGVQKEFGNDVRIDHYSRNLLQELTDLRDYLTDKINEESNK, via the coding sequence ATGAATAAGGAAAAATTATTTTACACAATTGGAGAAGTAGCTGAAGAACTACATTTGGAGCAGCATGTTTTAAGATTTTGGGAAAGTCAATTCCATCAAATTAAACCCATAAAACGGAAGGGAAGAAGACTATATGATCATAAGTGTATAGAGGCAATAAAGAAAATAAAATATATGCTATATGACAAAGGATATACAATAAAAGGAGTACAAAAGGAATTTGGTAACGATGTAAGAATTGATCATTATTCAAGAAATTTGTTGCAAGAACTTACCGATTTAAGAGACTATTTGACTGATAAAATAAATGAAGAAAGTAATAAATAG
- a CDS encoding murein hydrolase activator EnvC family protein produces the protein MCRIALFFILSAILISCGLQKPAPVLLKGEEFYGKRDLEYTREYHLIKENVDSSLQKESRKAFVDKVYNNNAQSMCKFVIPVKGVVTSSDKICQDGIKITAQSGTKVIASAPGKVIYVGKGLRWYGNLIIVEHKDNYMTMYSYLKNIQVEIGDKVKQGQVIGSAGKSSTQDKDPQMCFTIRHNGQAVDPLVHINCD, from the coding sequence ATGTGTCGTATAGCCTTGTTCTTTATATTATCAGCAATACTGATAAGCTGTGGCCTGCAAAAACCTGCACCTGTACTACTTAAAGGCGAAGAATTTTATGGAAAAAGAGACCTAGAGTACACAAGGGAGTATCATTTGATTAAAGAAAATGTTGATTCTTCGCTGCAAAAAGAAAGTAGAAAAGCCTTCGTAGATAAGGTATATAACAATAATGCACAAAGCATGTGTAAATTTGTAATACCGGTTAAAGGTGTAGTTACTTCTTCTGATAAGATATGTCAAGATGGCATAAAAATTACTGCTCAAAGTGGAACAAAGGTTATTGCTTCTGCGCCTGGCAAAGTGATATACGTAGGCAAAGGCCTGAGGTGGTACGGAAATTTAATTATAGTGGAACATAAAGATAATTACATGACTATGTACTCCTATTTAAAAAACATACAAGTTGAAATTGGTGATAAAGTGAAACAAGGCCAGGTTATTGGATCTGCAGGTAAATCAAGCACGCAAGATAAAGATCCGCAGATGTGTTTCACAATACGTCATAATGGTCAAGCGGTCGATCCTTTAGTACATATAAACTGTGATTGA
- the leuS gene encoding leucine--tRNA ligase, whose product MKYDFKNVEKFYQNKWNFSVSKDSKQKKCYVLEMFPYPSGKIHMGHLRNYAIGDVIARYKRARGFEVLHPIGWDAFGLPAENAARDNKINPAAWTKENIDNMRAQLKSIGLSYNWNRELSTCDPDYYKHEQKFFLDFLKHGLAYRKESWVNWDPVDQTVLANEQVIDGKGWRSGAVVEKRKLSQWFLKITDFAEDLLHCLQSLKNWPEKVKTMQERWIGKSEGATIEFEIVGLNKKLKVFTVCPHALFGASFLAIAAEHPIVRNLKDEDIQGFIDSVKAKGENDEKIGIYTRLNVKHPFLDKELPLYVANFVLMEYGEGAIFGCPAHDQRDFEFAQKYGLPIIPVVCEESTEILKEPYFGDGVMFNSEFLNGLMINEAKEVIIKKLEEKGIGKKTINYRLHDWGISRQRYWGCPIPIIHCKDCGIVPVPEKDLPVVLPTDVEFTSGGNPLDKHPTWKFVDCPKCGKQAERETDTFDTFFESSWYFAAFCSENKSINKDACNRFMPVDYYIGGIEHAILHLLYSRFFCRALTKCGYFDVKEPFSTLITQGMVCHVTYKDENGKCLFPEEAKELVAKGAKIQVGKVEKMSKSKKNTVDPNFIIEKYGADTARLFVLSDTPPEKDMEWSDDGVEGCSRYINKLWRMVIQLRPVNIHYDNEGVTGKLLEYRKKIHKLLHGLTDDLENCRLNCVVAKFREMTNLIAEIDVKTGKSLIDEGICILIRVIEPFMPHLAENLWQKIGGEGMLYMQPWPKADESLLINNMVTVAVQINGKLRATIEVATDLPQEELKKIAIDSISNKVGQSEIRAVYAVPNRIVNIVI is encoded by the coding sequence ATGAAATATGATTTTAAAAACGTTGAAAAATTCTACCAAAATAAGTGGAATTTTTCTGTAAGCAAAGATAGTAAACAGAAGAAATGTTACGTGTTGGAGATGTTTCCATATCCATCTGGTAAGATTCACATGGGGCATCTGCGCAATTATGCAATAGGGGATGTAATAGCACGTTACAAGAGAGCTCGTGGATTTGAGGTTTTGCACCCAATTGGCTGGGATGCGTTTGGATTACCAGCTGAAAATGCAGCAAGAGACAACAAGATTAACCCTGCGGCGTGGACAAAAGAGAATATAGACAATATGCGTGCACAGCTAAAATCTATAGGTCTTTCCTATAATTGGAATCGCGAGCTTTCCACATGTGATCCCGATTATTACAAACACGAACAGAAATTTTTTCTGGATTTTTTAAAGCATGGGCTTGCCTATCGAAAAGAGTCGTGGGTTAATTGGGATCCAGTAGATCAAACAGTGCTTGCAAATGAGCAAGTGATTGATGGAAAAGGATGGCGATCAGGTGCAGTTGTTGAAAAACGTAAGTTATCTCAGTGGTTTTTAAAGATTACTGATTTTGCTGAAGATTTGCTTCATTGTCTGCAAAGTTTAAAAAACTGGCCAGAAAAAGTCAAAACTATGCAAGAGCGCTGGATAGGAAAATCTGAAGGGGCAACTATAGAGTTTGAAATAGTTGGCTTGAATAAGAAATTAAAGGTTTTTACAGTTTGTCCTCATGCTTTATTTGGAGCTTCTTTTCTTGCAATAGCAGCAGAGCATCCTATTGTGCGAAATCTTAAGGACGAAGACATACAAGGCTTTATCGACAGTGTGAAGGCAAAGGGAGAGAATGATGAAAAAATCGGGATTTACACAAGATTAAATGTCAAACATCCATTTCTTGATAAAGAGTTGCCACTGTACGTAGCGAATTTTGTGTTGATGGAGTATGGAGAAGGTGCGATTTTTGGTTGCCCTGCACATGATCAGCGTGATTTTGAATTTGCGCAGAAGTATGGTTTACCGATTATTCCTGTAGTTTGTGAAGAGAGCACAGAGATCTTAAAAGAACCGTACTTCGGTGATGGAGTGATGTTCAACTCTGAATTCTTAAACGGACTAATGATTAATGAGGCAAAGGAAGTAATTATTAAAAAGCTTGAAGAAAAAGGAATAGGTAAGAAAACAATAAACTATCGTCTACACGATTGGGGAATTTCAAGGCAACGTTATTGGGGATGTCCTATACCTATTATACATTGTAAAGATTGTGGAATTGTTCCAGTTCCAGAAAAAGACCTCCCTGTTGTTCTACCAACGGATGTAGAATTTACAAGTGGTGGTAATCCCCTGGATAAGCACCCAACTTGGAAATTTGTTGATTGTCCAAAGTGCGGAAAGCAAGCAGAACGTGAAACTGATACATTTGACACTTTTTTTGAATCTTCTTGGTATTTTGCTGCATTTTGCAGTGAAAATAAATCGATTAATAAAGATGCTTGTAATCGTTTTATGCCTGTTGATTATTATATAGGTGGAATAGAACATGCAATTCTACATTTGCTTTACTCAAGGTTTTTCTGCCGTGCTTTAACTAAATGTGGCTATTTTGATGTTAAAGAGCCTTTCTCTACTTTAATCACTCAAGGAATGGTCTGTCATGTAACTTATAAAGATGAGAATGGCAAATGCCTCTTTCCCGAAGAAGCAAAAGAGTTGGTTGCGAAGGGTGCTAAGATCCAAGTTGGAAAAGTCGAAAAGATGAGTAAGTCAAAGAAGAATACAGTTGACCCAAACTTTATCATAGAGAAGTACGGTGCTGATACTGCTCGCTTGTTTGTATTGTCTGACACTCCTCCAGAAAAAGATATGGAATGGTCAGATGATGGCGTAGAAGGCTGTTCTCGCTATATAAATAAATTGTGGCGTATGGTAATTCAGCTAAGGCCCGTAAACATACACTATGATAATGAAGGAGTTACAGGCAAACTTCTAGAATATAGAAAAAAAATCCATAAACTCTTACACGGACTTACAGATGACTTGGAAAACTGCAGATTAAACTGTGTGGTAGCGAAATTCCGTGAAATGACAAATTTAATAGCTGAAATAGACGTAAAAACTGGAAAATCTCTTATTGATGAAGGTATATGCATACTAATCAGAGTAATTGAGCCATTCATGCCACACCTGGCTGAAAATTTATGGCAAAAAATAGGAGGCGAAGGCATGCTATATATGCAACCTTGGCCAAAAGCTGATGAATCACTACTAATTAATAATATGGTGACTGTAGCAGTGCAGATCAATGGAAAGTTACGTGCGACCATTGAAGTGGCAACTGATTTACCTCAAGAAGAATTAAAGAAAATAGCAATAGACTCTATATCTAATAAAGTTGGTCAAAGCGAAATTCGCGCCGTATATGCTGTACCAAATAGGATAGTAAATATAGTTATATAA
- a CDS encoding cell envelope biogenesis protein OmpA gives MCMNYMRAMKVLAVLVALASTAGNGASELEDQYKDRYEDQYKDQYEDQHKDHCEDQYEDRYEDQYEDQYYVGYVGLNFGTRWGESFKLKPSVVFGYHHNQNSKFELEVLADISDITDKEKRKVVASLLANYLYYPDLEIDPVRLYASVGLGGYPQIIPFGFGVNDTANDNGAEAPQKVPQFADESNNDDGADTTADSSLVDKILSSISYKVKLYQFPLYKEQIDNNGKEVILK, from the coding sequence ATGTGTATGAATTATATGAGAGCGATGAAAGTGCTCGCTGTATTGGTTGCTTTAGCAAGTACGGCTGGTAATGGTGCAAGTGAGTTAGAAGACCAGTACAAAGATCGGTATGAAGACCAGTACAAAGATCAGTATGAAGATCAACACAAAGATCATTGTGAAGATCAATACGAAGATCGATATGAAGACCAGTACGAAGATCAGTACTATGTAGGTTATGTCGGTTTAAACTTTGGGACTCGATGGGGTGAAAGCTTTAAATTGAAACCTAGCGTTGTTTTTGGTTATCACCATAATCAAAATTCTAAGTTTGAACTTGAGGTTCTTGCTGACATAAGTGATATAACTGATAAAGAAAAAAGGAAAGTAGTAGCTAGTTTATTGGCAAATTACCTTTACTATCCTGATCTTGAAATTGATCCCGTTAGGCTATATGCCAGTGTAGGTTTAGGTGGGTATCCCCAAATAATCCCTTTTGGCTTTGGCGTTAATGATACAGCTAATGACAATGGAGCTGAAGCACCACAAAAAGTTCCACAATTTGCTGATGAATCTAATAACGATGATGGAGCTGATACAACTGCTGATTCATCTTTAGTAGATAAAATACTGAGTTCTATTTCCTATAAAGTAAAGTTATACCAATTCCCACTATATAAAGAACAGATAGACAATAATGGGAAAGAAGTGATACTAAAGTAG
- a CDS encoding IS630 family transposase (programmed frameshift) — MALRSKLLDEKVVNLAKEMLKKVRNNAYVSKKLQAVIAGKESSISAVARICKISRTALTEWIKHLKFGRVERLFSPSQRRRKSKLNKNQREQIEIWVERNPNITIKEVQIKISEEFGLNISKSTVHREIQRMKFSYITPRPIHHKQDKNKQEEFKKYFNKIVNSHPEKEVFFDESRFGTHSKIGHGWFKKGVRTQVKMKIGRQNFYIYSAVNPRSGKKISLLAPYVNTDCMNIFLEQMSKDLGTKEAFLVMDCASWHRSKSLKIQENITIIYLPPYSPELNPVERLWQYIKYNTLRNSIYDTIGLLEDVLCNFIVNISSTTIKRVCNVSYLFGQ; from the exons ATGGCATTAAGGTCAAAACTATTAGACGAAAAAGTTGTAAATTTGGCGAAAGAAATGTTAAAAAAGGTCAGAAATAACGCATATGTTTCAAAAAAGTTACAAGCGGTGATAGCAGGAAAAGAAAGTAGTATAAGCGCTGTGGCAAGAATATGTAAAATTTCAAGGACTGCTTTGACTGAATGGATAAAGCATCTAAAATTTGGTAGAGTAGAAAGATTATTTTCCCCGTCTCAGCGGCGAAGAAAAAGCAAATTAAACAAAAATCAACGTGAGCAAATTGAAATATGGGTAGAAAGAAATCCAAATATTACTATTAAGGAAGTGCAAATAAAAATCTCAGAGGAATTTGGCCTAAACATTAGCAAATCAACAGTGCACCGTGAGATACAAAGGATGAAGTTTTCTTACATAACACCGAGGCCAATTCACCATAAACAAGATAAAAACAAGCAAGAAGAGTTTAAAAAATACTTCAATAAAATAGTCAATTCCCACCCTGAAAAGGAGGTA TTTTTTGATGAATCACGATTTGGAACTCATTCAAAAATCGGACACGGATGGTTTAAAAAAGGGGTCAGAACACAGGTTAAAATGAAAATTGGTAGACAAAATTTCTATATCTACAGTGCGGTAAATCCAAGAAGTGGTAAGAAAATTAGCCTACTTGCTCCATATGTAAACACTGATTGTATGAATATATTTCTGGAGCAGATGTCGAAAGATTTAGGCACGAAAGAAGCCTTTCTTGTAATGGATTGTGCAAGTTGGCATAGATCAAAAAGTTTGAAAATTCAGGAAAACATTACCATCATATACTTGCCTCCTTATTCACCGGAACTGAATCCTGTTGAAAGGTTGTGGCAATATATCAAATACAATACTTTACGCAATAGTATCTACGATACCATAGGTTTACTTGAAGATGTTTTGTGTAATTTTATTGTCAATATTTCCAGTACTACTATTAAACGAGTTTGTAATGTTTCTTATTTGTTCGGTCAGTAA
- the folD gene encoding bifunctional methylenetetrahydrofolate dehydrogenase/methenyltetrahydrofolate cyclohydrolase FolD has protein sequence MSIIINGKKIANDLCEELSKKIDILKKEYNVFPCLKVILVGSNPASQVYVRNKQRKAESIGISSETIVLPDSISEDELIKKVNTLNEDPSVHGILVQLPLPKHISASRIINTVSVEKDVDGFHDENVGRLVKGEKNCLIPCTPKGSLHLIKSVENNLSGKNAVIIGRSNIVGKPMFHLLLQENCTVTILHSQSRDLADYCSKADIVVAAVGKPNFVQPDWIKKGAIVIDVGINSINIGNQSKLVGDVDFERVKEKVKAITPVPGGVGPMTIAFLMINTVVAACLQREVDPSDFIA, from the coding sequence ATGTCAATTATTATTAACGGTAAAAAAATAGCAAATGATCTCTGTGAGGAGCTATCAAAAAAAATTGATATTTTAAAGAAAGAGTATAATGTTTTTCCTTGTCTTAAAGTAATTCTTGTGGGTAGCAATCCAGCAAGTCAGGTCTACGTTCGTAATAAACAAAGAAAAGCAGAATCAATAGGCATAAGTTCTGAAACTATTGTTTTGCCTGATAGTATCTCAGAAGATGAATTGATTAAAAAAGTCAATACATTAAATGAAGATCCATCTGTGCATGGAATTTTAGTTCAGTTACCTTTACCAAAGCACATCAGTGCAAGCAGAATAATTAATACAGTAAGTGTTGAAAAAGATGTAGATGGCTTTCATGATGAGAATGTTGGCAGGTTAGTTAAAGGTGAAAAAAATTGTCTGATACCTTGTACTCCCAAAGGTTCTTTGCATTTAATTAAGTCAGTTGAAAATAATCTGTCCGGTAAAAATGCGGTAATCATTGGCAGATCAAATATTGTGGGTAAGCCAATGTTTCACCTATTGTTGCAAGAAAATTGCACTGTTACCATTTTGCATTCACAAAGTAGGGATTTAGCTGATTATTGCTCTAAGGCGGATATAGTAGTTGCAGCAGTTGGAAAGCCAAATTTTGTTCAACCAGATTGGATAAAAAAAGGTGCAATAGTGATTGATGTTGGCATAAATAGCATTAACATAGGAAATCAAAGTAAGCTTGTGGGTGATGTTGACTTTGAGAGAGTAAAAGAAAAAGTCAAAGCTATTACTCCAGTGCCTGGTGGAGTTGGCCCGATGACAATAGCATTTCTTATGATAAACACTGTAGTTGCTGCTTGCTTACAGCGGGAAGTTGATCCTTCTGATTTTATTGCTTAA
- a CDS encoding UbiX family flavin prenyltransferase, with translation MNSRIVIGISGASGSIYGVRILEALKNTNHETHLVISSAGKITIAHEIKEKLEDIISLADFYYSEEKIGEKIASGSFKTSGMVIAPCSMKTMSEIASGVTSNLLTRAADVTLKERRKLVLMVRESPLHLGHLRNMLKLTEMGAIIAPSMPAFYIKPKSLDDIVNHSVGKALNLFDIALPDFKEWQGNVNYY, from the coding sequence GTGAATAGTAGGATTGTAATTGGAATAAGTGGAGCATCTGGTTCTATTTACGGTGTACGGATTCTAGAGGCACTAAAAAATACCAATCATGAAACTCATTTAGTGATCAGCAGTGCTGGAAAAATAACTATAGCTCATGAGATTAAAGAAAAACTTGAAGATATTATATCGCTTGCAGATTTTTACTATTCTGAAGAAAAAATAGGAGAAAAAATAGCAAGCGGCTCATTTAAAACCTCAGGTATGGTTATTGCTCCATGTTCTATGAAAACAATGTCTGAAATAGCATCGGGGGTGACTTCCAATCTATTAACAAGGGCTGCAGATGTAACTCTAAAAGAAAGAAGAAAATTAGTTCTTATGGTGCGAGAATCTCCACTACATCTTGGACATCTCCGAAATATGTTAAAACTAACGGAGATGGGAGCAATTATTGCTCCGTCGATGCCTGCTTTTTATATTAAACCAAAATCTTTGGATGATATTGTAAATCATTCTGTTGGTAAAGCATTGAATTTATTTGATATCGCATTACCTGACTTCAAGGAGTGGCAAGGAAATGTCAATTATTATTAA
- a CDS encoding DUF2312 domain-containing protein yields the protein MEDTVKITAEDLKSYIERIEKLEQEKRDVQDHIRDVYAKAADEGWDIKVMKQIIRLRKMDDDDREEQEILLDTYKRALGMNYEGE from the coding sequence ATGGAAGATACAGTAAAAATAACGGCTGAAGATTTGAAGAGCTATATAGAGAGAATCGAAAAACTTGAACAAGAAAAGAGGGATGTGCAAGATCACATTCGTGATGTATATGCAAAAGCTGCAGATGAAGGTTGGGATATAAAAGTGATGAAACAGATTATTAGGCTAAGAAAGATGGATGATGATGACAGGGAGGAACAGGAAATATTACTTGATACCTACAAACGTGCATTGGGAATGAATTACGAAGGTGAATAG
- a CDS encoding HlyC/CorC family transporter: MNWLLISVLSAIFFLLILSFLFSGAEIGLTSISRSRVNKLKLEGNKRAKIIELLLGKKELTIGTILVFNTIINITCSALFTAIFINSFGSEGILLATFMMTFCILLFCEVLPKTYAMQNPEKFTLLSAYFMLFFVKVLSPLTLGIQFIVNIILKLCGLHKNREVISAADAMRNMITLHRSEGTMLQQDLDMLNSILDLAETEISQIMTHRRNLFSLDIDRNKEELIREILTSSHSRVPLWQKEPDNIVGVVHVKNLINALREKDNKIEIAKVMSKPWFIPESTPLSVQLHNFRKNRKHLAFVIDEYGALQGIVTLEDILEEIVGEISDEHDLITENFIKKISDNMYHIEGKSTIRDINRQLHWDLPDEEATTLAGMIVNEIERIPEENEEFSMYGFYFKILKKDKNIITMIEVQVKTDNTVVAIN, translated from the coding sequence ATGAATTGGTTATTGATTTCAGTATTGTCAGCAATTTTTTTCTTATTGATTTTATCGTTTTTGTTCTCAGGAGCAGAAATAGGGTTAACCTCAATTAGCCGATCCCGAGTGAATAAACTAAAGCTAGAAGGTAACAAAAGAGCCAAGATAATAGAGCTTTTGTTAGGTAAAAAAGAATTAACAATAGGAACAATATTAGTATTCAACACAATTATTAACATTACTTGCTCTGCTTTATTTACAGCAATATTTATAAATTCTTTTGGGAGCGAGGGCATACTTCTTGCAACATTTATGATGACGTTTTGTATTTTGCTATTTTGTGAAGTTTTACCAAAAACTTACGCCATGCAAAATCCTGAAAAATTTACATTACTTTCTGCTTATTTTATGCTGTTTTTTGTCAAGGTTCTTTCTCCATTGACATTAGGCATTCAGTTTATTGTCAATATCATTCTGAAGTTATGTGGGCTTCATAAGAATAGGGAGGTAATATCTGCAGCAGATGCAATGCGTAATATGATTACTCTTCACCGCAGTGAGGGCACTATGTTACAACAGGATTTAGATATGCTAAATAGTATACTTGATTTGGCTGAGACAGAAATATCACAAATTATGACCCACAGGAGAAACTTATTTTCTCTTGATATAGATCGAAACAAAGAAGAGTTAATAAGAGAGATTTTAACCAGTAGCCATAGCAGAGTACCTTTATGGCAAAAAGAACCAGATAATATTGTTGGAGTGGTTCACGTGAAAAATCTAATAAATGCCTTGCGTGAAAAGGATAATAAAATAGAGATTGCCAAAGTTATGTCAAAGCCTTGGTTTATACCAGAAAGTACGCCACTCAGTGTACAACTTCACAACTTCCGTAAAAACAGGAAACACCTTGCATTTGTTATTGATGAGTATGGAGCACTACAGGGAATCGTAACTCTTGAGGATATACTGGAAGAAATAGTTGGAGAAATTTCAGATGAACATGATTTGATCACAGAGAATTTTATAAAAAAGATATCCGATAATATGTATCACATAGAAGGAAAATCTACTATTAGGGATATTAATAGACAGTTACATTGGGATCTTCCCGATGAAGAAGCTACAACTCTAGCAGGTATGATTGTAAACGAGATAGAGCGCATTCCTGAAGAAAATGAAGAGTTTTCCATGTACGGTTTTTACTTTAAGATTTTAAAAAAAGATAAAAATATTATTACTATGATTGAAGTACAAGTAAAAACTGATAATACTGTAGTAGCAATTAATTAG